GCCGTTCCATACAGCTTTACTTGAATCAGCTAGTCAAAAATTGGCAGCAGAACTTGAGAAAGTGTCATTCAAGGACTTTACGCTTCCTTTAGTAGGTAATACTGAGGCTCAAATCATGAAGTCAGAAGACGTCAAAGCACTTTTGGCTCGTCAGGTGATGGAACCTGTACGTTTTTATGATTCGATTGCCACTATCCAAGAATTTGGTGTAGATGAAGTAATTGAGATTGGTCCAGGAAAAGTCTTGTCGGGCTTCTTGAAGAAAATTGATAAAACCTTACCAACTCATAATGTTGAAGATCAAGCTAGTCTTGATGCCCTTCTTAATGCTTAAAACGAGGTAAACATGGAACTTAAGAATAAAAATGTTTTTGTAACAGGTTCAACACGTGGAATTGGATTAGCTGTGGCACACAAATTTGCTAGTCTTGGTGCCAATGTTGTTTTAAATGGACGTTCTGAAATCTCTGAGGACTTGCTTGCACAGTTTGCAGATTATGGTGTAACTGTTGTAGGTATCTCAGGTGATATTTCTAACGGTGAAGATGCTAAACGTATGGTAGCTGAAGCTATTGAAAAGCTTGGTAGTGTTGATGTGCTAGTTAATAATGCTGGTATCACTAACGATAAGTTGATGTTGAAGATGAGTGAAGAAGATTTTGAACGTGTCTTGAAAATCAACTTGACTGGTGCTTTCAATATGACACAGGCTGTCTTAAAACCAATGTCTAAGACTCGTCAAGGTGCCATCATCAATATGTCATCTGTTGTAGGTCTCATGGGGAATATTGGTCAAGCTAACTATGCGGCTTCAAAAGCTGGTTTGATTGGTTTTACAAAATCAGTGGCGCGTGAAGTTGCGGCTCGTGGTGTCCGTGTCAATGCTATTGCTCCTGGTTTCATTGAATCAGATATGACTGACGCTATTCCAGAGAAAATGAAAGATGCTATGATTGCTCAAGTGCCAATGAAACGTATTGGTCAAGCAGAAGAAGTGGCTGAAGTTGCAGCATTCTTGGCTAGTC
The DNA window shown above is from Streptococcus salivarius and carries:
- the fabG gene encoding 3-oxoacyl-[acyl-carrier-protein] reductase is translated as MELKNKNVFVTGSTRGIGLAVAHKFASLGANVVLNGRSEISEDLLAQFADYGVTVVGISGDISNGEDAKRMVAEAIEKLGSVDVLVNNAGITNDKLMLKMSEEDFERVLKINLTGAFNMTQAVLKPMSKTRQGAIINMSSVVGLMGNIGQANYAASKAGLIGFTKSVAREVAARGVRVNAIAPGFIESDMTDAIPEKMKDAMIAQVPMKRIGQAEEVAEVAAFLASQEYLTGQTIAIDGGMTMQ